From Sparus aurata unplaced genomic scaffold, fSpaAur1.1, whole genome shotgun sequence, the proteins below share one genomic window:
- the LOC115577924 gene encoding programmed cell death 1 ligand 1-like, translating to MELLPLVCLCLLSCSGDAVRVLVEDRSDAVLPCLISTEDLAGKLFDWKKDGQKEVFMYAAGVHYNNGRTGQDEQFRGRVSHFQDQLKNGNASIKINNTKMADSGNYSCIFPRLEPSQTFIIELVVVRVLRDRTGEEPGAAPEPCISTLDHTNHWSLLQCEAHGDPLPTLKWEDSDNNTLTAEEPQISERGGRLYITVKITVTKTGSYRCVATQETLSHQITAVIPVSLEGSSTWLIVNGAGVILALVAVIILFICLWRRTTNGPTGTGMNTINNQSDPGSTPNTANGQPDADQNTTMIQWAPV from the exons CTGTCAGAGTGCTCGTGGAAGACCgcagtgatgctgttttaccCTGTTTGATCAGCACAGAGGACCTCGCAGGAAAACTGTTTGACTGGAAGAAAGATGGTCAGAAGGAGGTGTTCATGTATGCTGCAGGCGTTCATTACAATAACGGCCGTACAGGTCAAGATGAGCAGTTCAGAGGTCGAGTCTCACATTTTCAAGATCAACTGAAGAACGGCAACGCCTCCATAAAGATCAATAATACAAAGATGGCCGACAGCGGGAACTACAGCTGCATTTTTCCACGTCTTGAGCCGAGTCAAACATTCATCATTGagcttgttgttg TTCGGGTCTTAAGAGACAGAACAGGTGAAGAACCAG GTGCAGCTCCAGAGCCATGTATCAGTACACTTGACCATACAAACCACTggtctctgctgcagtgtgaagctCACGGTGATCCACTTCCTACATTAAAGTGGGAGGACAGTGATAACAACACTCTTACTGCTGAGGAGCCACAGATCTCAGAAAGAGGAGGTCGTTTGTACATCACTGTCAAGATTACTGTGACCAAGACCGGCAGCTATCGCTGTGTAGCTACACAGGAGACACTCAGCCATCAGATTACTGCTGTGATCCCCGTGTCTTTAGAAG GGTCGTCCACTTGGTTGATTGTTAATGGAGCTGGTGTAATTCTTGCTCTAGTCGCAGTTATAATCCTATTTATATGCTTATGGAGAC GCACAACCAATGGACCAACAGGGACAGGAATGAATACAATTAATAACCAGTCAGATCCAGGTTCAACACCAAACACAGCTAACGGACAACCAGACGCTGATCAGAATACCACAATGATTCAGTGGGCACCAGTTTGA